The Methanobacterium alcaliphilum genome has a window encoding:
- a CDS encoding transcription elongation factor Spt5 — MEDSINSIYALKTSVGQEKNVARMLARKVKDSGIEVNAVLVPESLKGYVLVESSSKIDMQNPALKVPHLRGIVEGKNAITFEEVKRFLKPEPIIASINKGSIVELISGPFKGEKAKVVRIDESREEVVLELIEAAVPIPVTVKGDQIRIIQKEAD; from the coding sequence ATGGAAGATAGTATAAACTCCATATATGCTCTCAAGACCTCAGTAGGTCAGGAGAAAAACGTGGCTAGAATGCTAGCTAGAAAGGTAAAAGATAGTGGTATTGAGGTAAACGCTGTTTTGGTGCCTGAATCTTTGAAAGGTTATGTTTTAGTGGAGTCTTCCTCCAAAATAGACATGCAAAACCCTGCCTTAAAAGTGCCTCATTTAAGGGGTATTGTGGAAGGAAAGAATGCCATAACCTTTGAAGAAGTAAAACGATTCCTGAAACCAGAACCTATAATTGCTTCTATTAATAAAGGAAGCATTGTAGAGCTTATATCTGGCCCATTCAAAGGAGAAAAGGCCAAGGTGGTCAGGATAGATGAATCCAGGGAGGAAGTAGTTTTAGAACTTATTGAAGCTGCAGTACCTATCCCTGTAACCGTTAAAGGTGATCAAATTAGAATAATACAAAAGGAGGCTGACT
- a CDS encoding protein translocase SEC61 complex subunit gamma codes for MSYKESTLNFINQCKRVLHVAKKPDKDEFINVAKITGIGIIIIGVIGFAVTFIAQLLGG; via the coding sequence ATGAGTTATAAGGAATCTACTCTCAATTTTATAAATCAGTGCAAAAGAGTACTGCACGTAGCGAAAAAGCCAGATAAGGATGAGTTCATTAATGTGGCCAAAATTACTGGTATTGGAATAATAATTATAGGAGTTATAGGGTTTGCCGTAACTTTTATAGCCCAGTTATTAGGTGGATAA